A part of Palaemon carinicauda isolate YSFRI2023 chromosome 8, ASM3689809v2, whole genome shotgun sequence genomic DNA contains:
- the LOC137644785 gene encoding uncharacterized protein: MDSADSREVLSDFIDLYQSFPCLWKIKSADYYNKHAKQIAQDKLVEKLKECDPNADRESCLRKINSLRASFRKEFKKVQASYKSGASTDDIYKPNLWYYEKLLFLKDQEMPGRSRSTIEEESFEREMSPSDLESIA; encoded by the exons ATGGATAGCGCCGATTCAAGAGAAGTGTTAAGTGACTTTATAGACCTATACCAGTCTTTCCCGTGTTTGTGGAAAATTAAATCGGCAGATTACTATAACAAACACGCAAAACAAATTGCTCAAGACAAATTAGTAGAAAAACTGAAAGAATGTGACCCTAATGCTGATCGTGAATCATGTTTACGTAAGATTAATTCTCTACGTGCATCATTTAGAAAAGAATTTAAAAAGGTTCAGGCCTCATACAAATCTGGAGCCAGCACAGATGACATTTATAAGCCCAACTTATGGTACTACGAAAAATTACTCTTTCTGAAAGACCAAGAAATGCCAGGACGCTCTAGGTCTACTATAGAGGAGGAAAGCTTTGAAAGAGAGATG tcGCCGTCTG atttagaAAGTATAGCTTAG
- the LOC137645639 gene encoding uncharacterized protein isoform X4, which produces MDEYKKGVIKFVRAIPFLWDPTIPDYKNRDKRKQAWDDIDGQLRPPPGASVNAKATWDQLTRGFSNALRRKDKRSGTGAGSDKGWRFEKDMEFLIPVKQVRSAFGYIPERGYDTSNSYDDSNDSFIGLSQPDMEIDHFREEDDLGKLTVQRETEASRYMQPPQTKQESQDQIEDETSTILKMTKERQADKSKVSVRLNFFRSLMPIIDSFDDDQFMKLQIEMIQAVQKVKRGPPPVPYQRPALYTHVGFSSTQSQEDDLTEERETQYEDDSSLLPSRHTSSESPAPPKKRKADHVLDLVAKRMEAPPNSEFDVFGYIIQQSNR; this is translated from the exons ATGGATGAATACAAGAAAGGAGTCATTAAGTTTGTTAGAGCCATCCCTTTCCTTTGGGATCCCACGATTCCAGACTACAAGAATAGAGATAAGAGAAAACAAGCTTGGGACGATATTGATGGTCAACTTCGACCGCCTCCAG GTGCCAGTGTAAATGCCAAAGCTACATGGGACCAATTAACCCGGGGGTTTTCAAATGCCCTCAGGAGAAAAGATAAAAGATCTGGCACCGGCGCAGGCAGCGACAAAGGTTGGAGGTTCGAAAAGGACATGGAATTTCTCATACCTGTAAAGCAAGTACGCAGCGCCTTTGGTTACATACCGGAGAGAGGTTATGACACGAGCAACAGTTACGATGACAGCAACGATAGTTTTATTGGCCTGTCTCAACCTGATATGGAAATAGATCATTTCAGGGAAGAAGACGATCTTGGGAAATTGACTGTTCAGCGAGAGACAGAGGCCAGTAGATATATGCAGCCACCTCAGACGAAACAAGAAAGTCAAGACCAAATTGAGGATGAGACTAGTACTATCCTAAAGATGACGAAAGAGCGCCAGGCGGATAAATCAAAAGTGTCGGTTAGGTTGAACTTTTTCCGTTCTTTGATGCCAATCATTGATTCATTCGACGATGATCAGTTTATGAAGTTGCAAATAGAAATGATACAAGCTGTACAAAAAGTGAAGCGTGGTCCTCCTCCAGTGCCATACCAGCGTCCAGCACTATATACACACGTGGGATTTTCTTCAACG caaTCTCAAGAAGACGATCTTACTGAAGAGAGAGAAACCCAATATGAAGATGATTCATCGCTACTGCCTTCACGGCATACTTCATCAGAGTCACCGGCACCACCAAAAAAGCGCAAAGCTGATCACGTTTTGGACCTTGTAGCAAAAAGGATGGAAGCACCTCCAAATTCTGAATTTGATGTGTTTG